The Ictalurus punctatus breed USDA103 chromosome 9, Coco_2.0, whole genome shotgun sequence genome contains a region encoding:
- the dhx32b gene encoding putative pre-mRNA-splicing factor ATP-dependent RNA helicase DHX32, with product MARGEIKALDMEGTADMAVDQDLGCDDVLEFNQFDGLPFSSRYYNLLKERKALPVWGAKCEFMDYITNSQLVIVSGTAKTGQSTQIPQWCAEFCLSVQYRHGMVVCTQIRRQSTVDLALRVADEMDVNIGHEVGYVIPFQNCCSTDTVLRYCTDHMLLSEMMSDPLLEQYGVVLIDQAQERTVSTDLLLGLLKDVLLARPELRLVILTAPQSSDKLLRHYGNVPLIQLEAERPSEMVYGTGRGGVKDYLYASLQLAMEIHQSQEHGDIVVFLATEQEIECARAILRREGAGVASSLGELIPVSVCPEQEHSLPVLTEPEGRCRRVFLTCGPTEDLFWAMHSIRFIIDAGVQKRYVYNPRIRASSIVIQPISKSQAECRKQLIGPTGKCFCLYLENTSLPTENVPHILESDITSTVLFLKRMEIAGLGHCDFIDRPDPEGLMQALEELDYLAALDNDGNLSEIGIIMSEFPLEPQMAKTLLASCEFDCVSEVLTIAAMLTAPSCFLVPPVEFKQQALKCHQRFHHTVGDHFTLVNVYNAYKHSQHSSNCSIERWCDEHFLSLSALQMADAVRAELTEILKRLELPVSCSAFGSKTNTLNIKLALLAGFFMQVARDIDGTGNYFILTHKHVAQIHPLSVYGAESPKQNLPEWVLYHEHTLSENNCIRTVTQISTHELIQMTPQYFFYNLPSSESKDILQYVIKHGSAAPGQDKSKAPTLNNIASEEHSYERCVIQ from the exons ATGGCGCGTGGAGAAATTAAGGCGCTAGATATGGAGGGAACTGCGGACATGGCTGTAGATCAGGACTTGGGCTGTGATGATGTTCTCGAGTTCAACCAGTTCGACGGTCTTCCCTTTTCCTCACGGTATTATAACCTACTAAAGGAGAGGAAAGCTCTTCCAGTTTGGGGAGCTAAGTGCGAGTTCATGGACTACATCACCAACAGCCAGCTTGTTATTGTTAGTGGCACTGCGAAAACTGGACAAAGCACTCAG ATCCCACAGTGGTGTGCAGAGTTCTGCCTGTCTGTGCAGTACAGGCACGGCATGGTGGTGTGCACTCAGATCCGCCGACAGAGCACAGTGGATCTCGCCCTGCGTGTGGCCGATGAAATGGATGTGAACATTGGCCATGAAGTAGGATACGTCATCCCTTTCCAAAACTGCTGCTCCACCGACACTGTGCTTAG GTACTGCACTGATCACATGCTGCTTAGTGAGATGATGTCCGACCCTCTGTTGGAGCAGTATGGTGTGGTGTTGATCGATCAGGCTCAGGAGCGCACGGTCAGCACAGACCTCCTACTCGGCCTGCTTAAAGATGTGCTGCTGGCGCGGCCTGAGCTGCGTCTGGTCATCCTCACTGCACCTCAATCCTCCGACAAGCTTCTACGCCACTACGGAAACGTGCCCCTGATCCAGCTTGAGGCAGAACGACCTTCTGAAATGGTGTATGGCACTGGGAGGGGAGGTGTCAAAGACTATTTGTATGCCTCTCTCCAGCTGGCTATGGAAATCCACCAGTCTCAAGAGCATGGAGATATTGTAGTGTTTCTGGCTACTGAACAA GAGATTGAATGTGCTCGTGCCATCTTGCGGAGGGAAGGGGCTGGTGTAGCTTCATCACTAGGTGAGCTTATTCCCGTGTCAGTCTGTCCAGAGCAGGAGCACAGTCTGCCTGTACTTACAGAACCGGAGGGCAGGTGCAGGAGGGTCTTCCTCACGTGCGGTCCAACTGAAGACTTATTCTGGGCCATGCATAGCATTCGCTTTATCATTGATGCTGGAGTACAAAAGAGATAT gTGTACAACCCTCGAATCAGAGCCAGCTCTATTGTTATTCAACCAATCAGCAAAAGCCAAGCTGAATGCCGCAAACAACTGATTGGTCCAACAG GGAAGTGTTTCTGTTTGTACCTGGAGAACACGTCCCTTCCCACTGAGAATGTGCCTCACATCCTGGAGTCAGACATCACTTCCACGGTGCTTTTCCTTAAGAGGATGGAAATCGCTGGGTTGGGTCACTGTGATTTCATTGATAGGCCAG ATCCTGAGGGCCTCATGCAGGCTTTAGAAGAACTGGACTACCTGGCGGCTCTGGATAACGATGGTAATCTGTCTGAGATTGGAATAATTATGTCTGAATTTCCTCTGGAGCCCCAGATGGCTAAAACTCTTCTGGCTTCCTGTGAATTTGACTGTGTGAGTGAGGTGCTCACAATTGCTGCCATGCTTACAG CTCCAAGTTGTTTCCTGGTCCCTCCTGTGGAGTTCAAACAGCAGGCCTTAAAGTGCCATCAGAGGTTCCATCACACAGTAGGAGACCACTTCACCCTAGTCAATGTGTACAATGCCTACAAACACAGCCAGCACAGCTCAA ATTGCAGCATCGAGCGCTGGTGTGACGAGCATTTCCTGAGTTTAAGTGCCCTTCAGATGGCCGATGCAGTTCGAGCAGAGCTCACTGAGATCCTGAAACGTTTAGAGCTGCCAGTGTCATGTTCAGCCTTTGGCTCAAAGACAAacacactgaacatcaaactggctCTGTTGGCTGGCTTCTTCATGCAG GTGGCCAGGGACATTGATGGGACAGGGAATTACTTCATTCTTACCCACAAGCATGTTGCTCAGATCcatcctctctctgtctatggAGCTGAGTCGCCCAAGCAGAACCTTCCTGAGTGGGTTTTGTATCATGAGCACACACTGTCTGAGAATAACTGCATCAGAACCGTCACCCAGATTTCAACACATGA
- the fank1 gene encoding fibronectin type 3 and ankyrin repeat domains protein 1, giving the protein MKKTSAFKTYKHYKESSMNPDSVIGDPVSPEVLVVEKVSHHNIELTWRAAQEDRSGPNENWTRFAVEQMDAKTNTYSTIYIGYGTHHIVEELEPCTVYWFRLRISRPNGECCLTPAVSASTSREPLYGKQLYQAVKRNDEEELSKVLQSGTVNVNICVELGLTPLMVAAQKGFSRMVHKLVEHGADIHMKNGSGKDALMMACFAGHLDIVKYLREFGATWQSRDMCGLTPLHWATDGEHLPVIEYMIQDGCELDVMDVSQWTPLMRVSVVTGNAAVASLLIQAGADVNVRDKHGKTPLMVAVLNNHEQLVKLLLDSGADRHVKNDFGSGLAEMAKAFGNQNIIDLLEGRNTL; this is encoded by the exons ATGAAGAAAACATCTGCTTTCAAAACGTATAAACACTATAAAGAATCTTCGATGAACCCAG ATTCTGTCATTGGAGACCCCGTGTCTCCTGAAGTACTTGTGGTTGAGAAGGTCAGTCATCATAATATTGAGCTGACCTGGAGAGCGGCACAGGAGGACCGCAGCGGCCCTAATGAAAACTGGACCCGCTTTGCTGTGGAACAGATGGATGCCAAAACTAACACATATAGCACCATATATAT AGGATACGGCACTCATCATATTGTTGAGGAATTAGAGCCATGCACAGTGTACTGGTTCAGACTGAGGATCAGCAGACCGAACGGGGAGTGCTGTCTCACCCCGGCTGTCTCAGCCTCTACGTCTA GGGAGCCACTGTATGGCAAACAACTGTACCAAGCTGTAAAGAGGAATGATGAAGAGGAGCTGAGCAAAGTGTTGCAGTCTGG GACAGTGAATGTGAATATTTGTGTCGAACTGGGACTCACACCTCTCATGGTGGCCGCACAGAAAGGTTTTAGCAG GATGGTCCATAAACTGGTAGAGCACGGTGCTGATATTCACATGAAGAATGGCAGTGGTAAAGACGC CCTGATGATGGCCTGTTTTGCTGGGCATTTGGATATTGTGAAGTACCTGCGCGAGTTTGGGGCTACATGGCAATCTCGGGACATGTGTGGCTTGACTCCTCTCCACTGGGCTACAGATGGGGAACATCTTCCTGTCATAGAATACATGATTCAGGATGGCTGTGAG CTGGATGTGATGGATGTGTCTCAGTGGACTCCTCTCATGAGAGTGTCAGTAGTGACCGGAAACGCCGCCGTAGCCTCACTTCTTATCCAGGCCGGAGCTGACGTCAATGTCCGAGACAAACACGGAAAGACACCACTTATG GTAGCTGTGCTAAACAATCATGAGCAGCTGGTGAAGCTCCTGCTGGATAGTGGCGCTGACCGGCATGTGAAAAATGAC TTTGGATCAGGTTTAGCAGAAATGGCCAAAGCTTTTGGAAATCAG AACATCATCGACTTGTTGGAGGGAAGGAACACTCTTTAG